In Turicibacter sanguinis, a genomic segment contains:
- the clpB gene encoding ATP-dependent chaperone ClpB, which yields MNINKMTEKLQQGLVNAQSLATSLNHQEIDTAHLLSSLLQDSEGLASRVFVKLGYPVQEIVKDLKQILNKKPSVTGSSAEPYVSADLNRALLKADDYARAWKDDYLSVEHVLLAMLESKDYEMKQLIKKYNLNEKQLKEVISQIRGNSRVMTQNPEATYEVLEKYGRDLVEDVKSGKIDPVIGRDEEIRRAIRILSRKTKNNPVLIGEPGVGKTAIVEGLAQRIVRQDVPESLKDKVIFELDLAALVAGAKYRGEFEERLKAVLNEVKNSDGRIILFIDEIHTIVGAGRTDGAMDAGNLLKPLLARGELHCIGATTLKEYREYIEKDPALERRFQKVQVNEPTVEDTVSILRGLKDRFEVHHRVSISDRAIVAAATLSDRYITDRFLPDKAIDLIDEACATIRTEIDSLPEELDRINRRVMQLEIEEAALKKETDEFSKQRLHTLQKELADLKDELNVLKLQWEKEKQAIHGVADLKKELELARRQLEDAQARGEYEKAAELQYGKIPGLEKQIAEVEAMQQDEAGKENRLLRENVTEEEIGEIISRWTGIPVAKLVQGEREKLLNLKEDLRRRVMGQDAAIDLVGDAIIRARAGIKDPHRPIGSFLFLGPTGVGKTEIAKALAEFLFDSEEHIVRIDMSEYMEKHAVSRLVGAPPGYVGYEEGGQLTEAVRRKPYSIVLLDEIEKAHPDVFNILLQILDDGRITDSQGRTVDFKNTIIIMTSNIGSHILLENPDFEQAQEQVLDVLREYFKPELLNRIDEIITFNPLSSSIIYQIVDKFIAQLNARLTEQRIHVVLTDAAHEYVASAGFDSVYGARPLKRFIQRTIETKLARALIAGQIEMDTTVVVDVQDGEIVLKFEK from the coding sequence ATGAATATTAATAAAATGACTGAAAAGTTACAACAGGGTTTAGTTAATGCTCAGTCTCTTGCAACTTCATTAAACCACCAAGAGATTGATACAGCGCATTTACTAAGTTCTTTATTACAAGATTCTGAAGGGTTAGCCTCACGTGTATTTGTGAAGCTAGGGTATCCCGTTCAAGAGATTGTAAAAGATTTAAAACAGATTTTAAATAAAAAACCAAGTGTAACAGGAAGTTCAGCCGAACCGTATGTATCAGCTGATTTGAATCGCGCTCTTTTAAAAGCAGATGATTATGCTCGTGCATGGAAAGATGATTATTTATCAGTTGAACATGTGTTACTAGCAATGCTTGAATCGAAAGATTATGAGATGAAACAGCTCATTAAAAAATATAATTTAAATGAAAAACAATTAAAAGAAGTTATTTCACAGATAAGGGGGAATTCACGAGTGATGACACAAAATCCAGAAGCAACTTATGAAGTGTTAGAAAAATACGGACGCGATTTAGTTGAAGATGTGAAATCAGGAAAAATTGATCCGGTTATTGGACGTGATGAAGAAATTCGTCGTGCGATTCGTATTCTTTCTCGTAAAACTAAAAATAACCCAGTTTTAATTGGTGAACCTGGGGTTGGGAAAACAGCAATTGTCGAAGGTCTTGCTCAACGTATTGTTCGCCAAGATGTTCCCGAAAGTTTAAAAGATAAAGTGATTTTTGAACTTGATTTAGCTGCCTTAGTAGCGGGAGCTAAGTACCGTGGTGAGTTTGAGGAACGTTTAAAAGCTGTCTTAAATGAAGTGAAAAATAGCGATGGACGTATCATTTTATTTATTGATGAAATTCATACCATTGTCGGTGCAGGTCGTACAGATGGAGCAATGGATGCAGGAAATTTATTAAAACCATTACTTGCTCGTGGTGAATTACACTGCATTGGGGCGACAACATTAAAAGAATATCGTGAATACATCGAAAAAGATCCGGCACTTGAACGCCGATTCCAAAAAGTTCAAGTTAATGAACCAACGGTTGAAGATACTGTTTCGATTTTACGTGGATTAAAAGATCGTTTTGAAGTACATCATCGTGTGAGTATTTCAGACCGTGCTATTGTAGCAGCCGCTACGCTATCAGATCGTTACATAACTGACCGCTTTTTACCAGATAAAGCAATTGATTTAATTGATGAGGCTTGTGCAACAATTCGTACTGAGATTGACTCATTACCAGAAGAACTTGATCGCATTAACCGTCGTGTCATGCAGTTAGAAATTGAAGAAGCAGCGTTAAAAAAAGAAACAGACGAATTCAGTAAACAACGTCTTCATACCCTTCAAAAAGAATTAGCGGACTTAAAAGATGAATTAAATGTTTTAAAATTACAATGGGAAAAAGAAAAACAAGCGATTCATGGGGTTGCCGATTTGAAAAAAGAACTTGAACTTGCTCGCCGTCAATTAGAAGATGCTCAAGCTCGTGGTGAATATGAAAAAGCAGCGGAATTACAATATGGTAAAATTCCAGGACTTGAAAAACAAATTGCTGAAGTAGAAGCCATGCAACAAGATGAGGCTGGAAAAGAAAATCGATTACTTCGTGAAAATGTCACAGAAGAAGAGATTGGTGAAATTATTTCTCGTTGGACAGGTATTCCAGTTGCGAAACTTGTGCAAGGAGAACGTGAAAAATTATTAAATTTAAAAGAGGATTTAAGACGTCGTGTTATGGGACAAGATGCGGCGATTGATTTAGTAGGAGATGCCATTATTCGTGCGCGTGCCGGAATCAAAGATCCACATCGTCCAATCGGTTCATTCTTATTCCTTGGACCTACTGGGGTTGGTAAAACTGAGATTGCAAAAGCTTTAGCTGAATTCTTATTTGATAGTGAAGAGCATATTGTGCGAATTGATATGAGTGAATACATGGAAAAACATGCTGTCTCTCGTTTAGTCGGAGCTCCTCCAGGTTATGTTGGTTATGAAGAAGGTGGACAATTAACAGAAGCAGTTCGTCGTAAACCTTATTCAATTGTTTTACTTGATGAAATTGAAAAAGCACATCCAGATGTCTTCAATATTCTTCTTCAAATCCTTGACGATGGACGTATTACAGACTCACAAGGACGAACAGTTGACTTTAAAAATACAATCATTATTATGACATCAAATATTGGATCACATATCTTGCTTGAAAATCCTGACTTTGAACAGGCTCAAGAACAAGTGCTTGACGTTTTACGTGAATACTTTAAACCAGAATTATTAAACCGAATTGATGAAATCATTACATTTAATCCATTATCATCATCTATTATTTATCAAATCGTGGATAAATTTATTGCACAGTTAAATGCCCGTTTAACAGAGCAACGAATTCATGTCGTGTTAACGGATGCTGCTCATGAGTATGTTGCAAGTGCTGGATTTGACTCTGTGTACGGAGCACGTCCATTAAAACGATTCATTCAACGTACGATTGAAACAAAATTAGCACGTGCTTTAATCGCAGGTCAGATTGAAATGGATACAACGGTGGTTGTTGATGTACAAGATGGAGAAATTGTTTTAAAATTCGAAAAATAA
- a CDS encoding Cof-type HAD-IIB family hydrolase produces MENKKLIVTDLDGTALQSWESLDPKTKEALMKAKEEGHIVVIATGRPARASLHFYKELGLDTPIINFNGAYIHHPEDDSFEDILAQIPTEVIITLFDSELQNYIVNAFCEYKDHLYVLHQGDTIRDWFHIDTCTSVKFGPFKETLDEHPNGFLLETKKGMAEEVMAFLREHYSDIITCRNWDGDNDNIIEVFKSDTNKATAIEKLAKYYNIEPKDIIAFGDGDNDIEMLMYAGVGVAMDNAIDKLKEAANTTTKSNKESGVAHYLEQYILTK; encoded by the coding sequence ATGGAGAACAAAAAATTAATCGTAACAGATTTGGATGGGACTGCTTTACAAAGCTGGGAATCACTCGATCCTAAAACAAAAGAAGCTTTAATGAAAGCTAAAGAAGAAGGTCATATCGTTGTCATTGCAACAGGACGACCAGCTCGTGCTTCATTACATTTTTATAAAGAATTAGGTCTCGATACACCTATTATTAACTTTAATGGAGCATATATACATCATCCTGAAGATGATTCATTTGAAGATATCTTAGCTCAAATTCCAACAGAAGTTATTATTACATTATTCGATTCAGAATTACAAAATTACATCGTCAATGCATTTTGTGAATACAAAGATCACTTATATGTTTTACATCAAGGTGATACAATCCGTGATTGGTTCCATATTGACACCTGTACGTCAGTTAAATTTGGACCATTTAAAGAAACATTAGATGAGCATCCAAATGGCTTCTTACTTGAAACGAAAAAAGGAATGGCAGAAGAAGTCATGGCCTTTTTACGTGAACATTACTCTGATATCATTACATGCCGTAACTGGGACGGAGACAATGATAATATTATCGAAGTCTTTAAATCAGATACGAATAAAGCAACAGCAATTGAAAAACTAGCAAAATATTATAATATTGAGCCAAAAGATATCATCGCCTTTGGAGATGGAGATAACGATATTGAAATGTTAATGTATGCCGGAGTTGGGGTTGCCATGGACAATGCCATTGACAAATTAAAAGAAGCAGCCAATACCACAACCAAATCAAACAAAGAGAGTGGTGTTGCTCACTATTTAGAACAATACATCTTAACAAAATAA
- the leuS gene encoding leucine--tRNA ligase: MAFEHKQIEKKWQNYWLENKTFKTSEDKSKPKFYALDMFPYPSGAGLHVGHPEGYTATDIVSRMKRMQGYRVLHPMGWDAFGLPAEQYALNTGNDPREFTDININTFRNQIQSLGFSYDWDKELNTTDPKYYKWTQWIFTQLYNMGLAEIKDIEVNWCEGLGTVLANEEVLNVDGKMVSERGEHPVIKKPMKQWVLKITHYAERLLEDLDGLDWTESIKDMQRNWIGKSEGALINFKIEGHEESFDVFTTRPDTVFGVTYVVLAPEHPLVSVITSDECRASVEAYQEASKAKSDLERTELNKEKSGVATGAYAIHPITGDLVPIWIGDYVLASYGTGAVMAVPAHDERDFEFAKKYDLPMKAVLEGDMTEGAFTGDAAHINSDFINGMNNTDAKAAVINWLEENQKGSRKVNYKLRDWLFSRQRYWGEPFPVIMWEDGTMSVLEADQLPLELPVMDNIKPSGTGESPLANAKGWLEVVREDGVKGRRETNTMPQWAGSCWYYIGYILKQENDYVGLNTEEAKQLLKEWLPVDLYIGGAEHAVLHLLYARFWHKVLYDLGIVETKEPFQRLFNQGMILGENNEKMSKSKGNVVNPDDIVESHGADTLRLYEMFMGPLDAAIAWSTEGLDGSRRFLDRVWRLFVTPEHTLAEKVVAENDGKLDKVYNETVKKVTEDYEKLSFNTAIAQMMIFINESYKATSIPREYVEGFVKLLNPIAPHMTEEIWSVLGHEETMTYEAWPTYDEAKLVSDTITIIAQVNGKLRGRIEVPATISKEEMQEVAMANENVQNFISGKEIVKVIAVPGKLVNIVVK, encoded by the coding sequence ATGGCATTTGAACACAAACAAATCGAGAAAAAGTGGCAAAACTATTGGCTTGAAAATAAGACATTCAAAACGTCTGAAGACAAGTCAAAACCTAAATTTTATGCATTAGATATGTTCCCATATCCATCAGGAGCAGGGTTACATGTTGGTCACCCTGAAGGATATACAGCGACTGATATCGTATCTCGTATGAAACGTATGCAAGGATACCGCGTTTTACATCCAATGGGATGGGATGCATTCGGTTTACCTGCTGAGCAATATGCATTAAACACAGGAAATGATCCTCGTGAATTTACAGATATCAATATCAATACATTCCGTAACCAAATTCAATCATTAGGCTTCTCATATGATTGGGATAAAGAGTTAAATACAACAGATCCAAAATACTACAAATGGACACAATGGATTTTTACTCAATTATATAATATGGGATTAGCTGAGATTAAAGATATCGAAGTTAACTGGTGTGAAGGGTTAGGAACTGTTTTAGCAAATGAAGAAGTTTTAAATGTCGATGGTAAAATGGTGTCTGAACGTGGAGAGCATCCAGTCATCAAAAAGCCTATGAAACAATGGGTTCTTAAAATTACACACTACGCTGAGCGTTTACTTGAAGATTTAGATGGTCTTGATTGGACTGAAAGCATTAAAGATATGCAACGCAACTGGATCGGGAAAAGTGAAGGGGCTTTAATTAACTTTAAAATTGAGGGTCACGAAGAATCATTCGATGTATTTACAACTCGCCCGGATACAGTATTTGGTGTGACTTATGTGGTATTAGCACCAGAACATCCATTAGTATCAGTGATTACAAGCGATGAGTGCCGTGCATCAGTTGAAGCGTACCAAGAAGCATCTAAAGCAAAATCAGATTTAGAGCGTACAGAATTAAATAAAGAAAAATCAGGTGTTGCAACAGGTGCTTATGCGATTCACCCAATCACAGGAGATTTAGTTCCAATCTGGATTGGAGATTACGTATTAGCAAGCTACGGTACAGGAGCTGTTATGGCGGTCCCTGCACATGATGAACGTGATTTTGAATTTGCTAAAAAATATGATTTACCAATGAAAGCTGTTTTAGAAGGTGATATGACAGAAGGTGCCTTCACAGGAGATGCTGCACACATTAATTCTGACTTTATCAATGGAATGAACAATACAGATGCAAAAGCTGCTGTCATTAATTGGTTAGAAGAAAATCAAAAAGGATCTCGTAAAGTTAACTATAAATTACGTGACTGGTTATTCTCTCGTCAACGTTATTGGGGAGAACCATTCCCAGTTATTATGTGGGAAGATGGAACAATGTCAGTTTTAGAGGCAGACCAATTACCACTCGAGTTACCGGTTATGGATAACATTAAACCATCTGGAACTGGAGAATCTCCACTTGCAAATGCGAAAGGATGGTTAGAAGTTGTACGTGAAGACGGAGTTAAAGGTCGTCGTGAAACAAATACTATGCCACAATGGGCAGGAAGCTGCTGGTACTACATCGGATATATCTTAAAACAAGAAAATGACTATGTGGGATTAAATACAGAAGAAGCAAAACAATTATTAAAAGAATGGTTACCAGTTGATTTATACATTGGTGGAGCAGAGCATGCCGTTTTACACTTATTATACGCACGTTTCTGGCATAAAGTATTATACGATTTAGGAATTGTTGAAACGAAAGAACCATTCCAACGTTTATTCAACCAAGGAATGATTTTAGGTGAAAATAATGAAAAAATGTCTAAATCTAAAGGAAACGTTGTAAACCCAGATGATATCGTAGAATCACATGGTGCAGATACATTACGTTTATATGAAATGTTCATGGGACCACTTGATGCTGCGATTGCCTGGTCAACAGAAGGGTTAGATGGAAGCCGTCGATTCTTAGATCGAGTTTGGCGTTTATTCGTGACTCCTGAGCACACATTAGCTGAAAAAGTAGTGGCTGAAAATGATGGTAAATTAGATAAAGTTTACAATGAAACAGTTAAGAAAGTCACAGAAGATTATGAAAAATTAAGCTTCAATACAGCTATCGCTCAAATGATGATCTTCATTAACGAATCATATAAAGCAACAAGTATTCCTCGTGAATATGTAGAAGGATTCGTCAAATTATTAAATCCAATCGCTCCGCATATGACAGAAGAAATCTGGTCAGTTTTAGGACATGAAGAGACAATGACATATGAAGCATGGCCAACATATGACGAAGCAAAATTAGTTTCTGATACGATTACAATTATCGCGCAAGTTAACGGTAAATTACGTGGACGTATCGAAGTGCCGGCTACGATTTCTAAAGAAGAAATGCAAGAAGTAGCAATGGCAAACGAAAATGTTCAAAACTTTATTTCTGGAAAAGAAATCGTGAAAGTAATCGCGGTACCAGGAAAATTAGTCAATATTGTTGTAAAATAA
- a CDS encoding TIGR01212 family radical SAM protein (This family includes YhcC from E. coli K-12, an uncharacterized radical SAM protein.): MDNPFQYSYSDKRYHTLNYHLREKYNQKIFKVMINAGFTCPNIDGTVKYGGCTFCSTKGSGDFAGKPEDDLKTQFNSVREMMHQKWPEAGYIAYFQAFTNTHAPVEVLKRKYEAVLECDPNIVGLSIGTRPDCLPDDVVEYLGELNQRVNLWVELGLQTMHDQTGKLINRGHDFKTLVEGVEKLRKHNIDVIIHIINGLPGETREMMLETAKAVAKLDVQGIKIHLLHVIDGTPMHKMLDKGMLQLMDKDEYIDLVVDQLEILPPEMVIHRLTGDAVREELIGPMWSLKKWEVLNAIDARLKERHTYQGRLYKKEEV, encoded by the coding sequence ATGGATAATCCTTTTCAATATTCTTATTCAGACAAACGATATCACACGTTAAATTATCATTTACGTGAAAAATATAATCAAAAAATCTTTAAGGTTATGATCAATGCTGGATTTACATGTCCGAATATTGATGGTACTGTCAAGTACGGTGGATGTACGTTTTGTAGTACAAAAGGAAGTGGAGACTTCGCCGGAAAACCTGAAGATGATTTAAAAACACAATTTAATTCAGTGCGCGAAATGATGCATCAAAAATGGCCTGAAGCGGGATATATCGCCTACTTCCAAGCTTTTACCAATACTCATGCTCCCGTTGAGGTGTTAAAACGAAAATACGAAGCCGTTTTAGAATGTGATCCGAATATTGTCGGACTTTCAATCGGAACGCGTCCAGATTGTTTACCAGATGATGTGGTTGAGTATCTAGGTGAGTTAAATCAACGCGTGAATTTATGGGTTGAACTGGGGCTTCAAACGATGCACGATCAAACTGGAAAATTAATTAATCGCGGGCATGATTTTAAAACGCTTGTCGAGGGAGTTGAAAAACTTCGCAAACATAACATCGATGTGATTATCCATATTATTAATGGATTACCAGGAGAAACACGTGAAATGATGCTTGAAACAGCAAAAGCTGTTGCGAAACTTGACGTTCAAGGAATTAAGATTCACTTACTCCATGTCATCGATGGAACACCAATGCACAAAATGCTTGATAAAGGAATGCTTCAATTGATGGATAAAGATGAATACATCGATTTAGTCGTCGATCAATTAGAAATTCTACCACCTGAAATGGTCATTCATCGCTTAACGGGCGATGCCGTACGTGAAGAATTAATTGGTCCAATGTGGAGTTTAAAAAAATGGGAAGTCTTAAATGCGATTGATGCTCGTTTGAAAGAACGTCATACATACCAAGGACGTCTGTATAAGAAGGAGGAAGTGTAA
- a CDS encoding tRNA (mnm(5)s(2)U34)-methyltransferase: protein MALTLERVLPFSKSLLEKIVSAGETVIDATAGNGYDTLFLAKLVGESGKVFSFDVQQEAIDSTKAKLEEAKLENVSLILDGHQHVLNYVTEEISAAIFNLGYLPGSDQSITTTGETTWKAVTDMLSLLKKNGLIILVIYHGHEEGKVERHFLEDCLATLDSGTTQVLQYQFVNRPTAPFIVAIEKVR, encoded by the coding sequence ATGGCTCTAACACTTGAACGCGTCTTACCTTTCTCAAAGTCTCTATTGGAAAAAATTGTCTCTGCCGGAGAAACAGTAATCGACGCCACAGCTGGTAATGGATACGACACCTTATTTTTGGCAAAACTTGTTGGGGAGTCTGGTAAAGTATTTAGTTTTGATGTCCAACAAGAGGCCATCGATAGTACGAAGGCAAAACTTGAGGAAGCAAAACTTGAGAATGTTTCATTAATCCTTGATGGGCATCAACATGTTTTAAATTATGTCACGGAAGAAATCAGTGCAGCCATCTTCAACTTAGGGTATTTACCTGGTAGCGATCAATCGATTACAACGACTGGTGAAACAACGTGGAAAGCTGTGACTGATATGTTATCGCTACTTAAGAAAAATGGACTGATTATTTTAGTGATTTATCACGGACATGAAGAAGGAAAAGTTGAACGTCATTTTTTAGAAGACTGCTTAGCCACACTTGATTCAGGAACGACACAAGTTTTACAGTATCAGTTTGTCAATCGCCCTACTGCCCCATTTATTGTAGCCATTGAAAAAGTGCGATAA
- a CDS encoding DUF2600 family protein, with protein MIYPILISRFFKSYQPKTKQLLEFYKKQAEQITDPTLKKEALASLESKAFHCYGASFYASLVSTESQFEYLKFMTAYQTICDYLDNLVDQTKLINETNFRRLHQALIDVFKISEPTLNYYQYQTQQLDGGYLIGLVRMCRKCLHQIPHYDLYAAWLTKLAALYVDLQVYKHLHVNEREIKLKQLVATQKRLRGDLTWYEFSAACGSTLGIFTMVAYAMNQSKYNVRPEVIFNCSFPYVQQLHIMMDYLIDLNEDIRDGELNFFSYYDTYEEGIDTLLKTYQSAQRSVKALPEVKFHQTINDGLFALYLAEGIKKEPKLQSVQKQLLKPLGFRGKFLYYQASKFVR; from the coding sequence ATGATCTATCCAATCTTGATTTCAAGATTTTTTAAAAGCTATCAACCCAAGACGAAACAACTATTAGAATTTTATAAAAAACAGGCGGAACAGATTACCGATCCAACCTTAAAAAAAGAGGCACTGGCTAGTTTAGAGAGTAAAGCATTTCATTGTTATGGGGCTTCTTTTTATGCCTCTTTAGTTTCAACTGAATCTCAATTTGAATATTTAAAATTTATGACTGCCTATCAGACAATCTGTGATTATCTTGATAACCTCGTCGATCAAACGAAACTCATTAATGAAACGAACTTTAGACGATTACATCAAGCCTTGATAGATGTGTTTAAAATAAGTGAACCAACACTAAATTATTATCAATATCAAACGCAACAACTCGATGGAGGATATCTTATTGGACTCGTTCGAATGTGTCGCAAATGTTTGCATCAAATTCCTCACTATGACCTATATGCAGCTTGGTTAACTAAATTAGCTGCTCTTTATGTTGATTTACAAGTTTACAAACACCTACATGTCAATGAGCGTGAAATCAAGCTTAAACAACTTGTTGCGACACAAAAGAGATTAAGAGGGGATCTAACTTGGTATGAATTTAGTGCGGCTTGTGGCTCAACACTTGGGATTTTTACGATGGTTGCTTATGCAATGAATCAGTCAAAATACAACGTTCGTCCTGAGGTGATTTTCAATTGTAGTTTTCCATACGTTCAACAATTACACATCATGATGGATTATTTGATCGATTTAAATGAAGATATCCGAGACGGAGAACTCAATTTCTTCTCCTACTATGATACATATGAAGAAGGAATAGACACCCTTTTAAAAACGTATCAGAGTGCTCAAAGAAGTGTTAAAGCTTTACCAGAGGTTAAGTTTCATCAGACGATTAACGATGGTCTTTTCGCCTTATACTTAGCAGAAGGTATAAAAAAAGAACCGAAACTACAGTCGGTTCAAAAACAATTATTAAAGCCTCTTGGGTTTAGAGGAAAGTTTTTATATTATCAAGCATCTAAATTTGTGCGATAA
- a CDS encoding alpha-amylase family protein, which yields MAQPAKEGSKLKQLLDILKNQINNVSVYNYVVPDLWNAWNYDGDEVVRTSWGEIMVNPYNFYSRVIESYILPKAEEGVNYNQSLSQLHHSFVDKPGYLGGDWIKKATVYSMMVRTSTSWDHDRSGDLESQNIYGLKETGTFVKSLALLPLLKKMGVNTVYMLPISKFSLKDKKGELGSPYGVCNFFELDPSLKDPMTGSNMTVEEEFQAFVEACHILDMKVMIDIIPRTNSVESDLIVEHPDWFYWVYTDTFHEYYPPYVPGLGDTLTPKPEFLPYVYQSEQVWNHIRKFSYAPNIIDSEKWDRLVEEYKQTEGASILDLVKRDFGLTVAPAFSDHINDVQPPWTDVTFFRMYMDHPVESQKYLGGANPAPYILFDTIKSNLYKGNVINEGLWATLSNVIPFYQQQYGIDGARIDMGHALPSELVDRIISNARANDKDFCFIAEELQDENAWTSRNIGYNMIIGYGFYQEPRVREHRTHNFMYESRHLPCPVFAGGETHDTPRLAAREGGRTLSKMLTIMNMFMPNGVPFINSGQEVYETQPMNTGLDCRDNEQYMLPAGDRYFGKLALFDKFALHYLNHMRWDIPDTLDAISKIRNEHLETFTNVENFIGLGFDRLSDPAIGFGYIEDGKRGHFNNNLFIIVASTNMYSPIDVTVHIEDLRYQSGNNWLTGRLLYSTHEWGREVHEFDLNGNLRVHLQPGEVKIIKL from the coding sequence ATGGCGCAACCAGCAAAAGAGGGAAGCAAATTAAAACAATTACTCGATATTCTAAAAAATCAAATAAACAATGTATCAGTTTATAATTATGTGGTTCCAGATTTATGGAATGCATGGAATTATGATGGGGACGAAGTGGTGCGCACAAGTTGGGGGGAAATTATGGTTAATCCATATAATTTCTATAGTCGCGTCATTGAATCATATATCTTACCAAAAGCTGAAGAAGGCGTTAATTATAATCAATCATTAAGCCAATTACATCATTCTTTCGTAGATAAACCAGGATATTTAGGTGGAGATTGGATTAAAAAAGCAACTGTTTATTCGATGATGGTTCGTACTTCAACATCATGGGATCATGATCGCAGTGGTGATTTAGAAAGTCAAAACATTTATGGATTAAAAGAGACAGGTACATTCGTTAAATCATTAGCCCTTTTACCACTACTTAAAAAAATGGGTGTTAATACAGTTTATATGTTACCTATTTCAAAATTCTCTTTAAAAGATAAAAAAGGTGAACTGGGTTCTCCTTATGGGGTATGTAACTTCTTTGAACTAGATCCTAGTTTAAAAGATCCAATGACAGGTTCAAATATGACAGTCGAAGAAGAATTCCAAGCTTTCGTTGAAGCTTGCCATATCTTAGATATGAAAGTCATGATTGATATTATTCCACGTACTAACTCGGTTGAAAGTGACTTAATTGTTGAACATCCAGATTGGTTCTATTGGGTATACACGGATACATTCCATGAGTATTATCCACCTTACGTACCAGGTCTTGGAGATACGTTAACACCAAAACCAGAATTTTTACCATATGTTTATCAATCAGAACAAGTATGGAATCATATTCGCAAATTCTCATACGCTCCAAATATAATCGATTCAGAGAAATGGGATCGTTTAGTTGAAGAATACAAACAAACAGAAGGTGCTTCTATTTTAGACCTAGTTAAACGTGACTTCGGATTAACAGTGGCTCCAGCCTTCTCAGATCATATCAATGACGTTCAACCACCATGGACTGATGTTACATTCTTCCGTATGTATATGGATCATCCAGTTGAAAGTCAAAAATATTTAGGTGGTGCAAATCCTGCTCCATACATTTTATTCGATACAATCAAATCAAACCTTTATAAAGGAAATGTGATTAATGAAGGCTTATGGGCAACATTATCAAACGTGATTCCATTCTATCAACAACAATACGGAATTGATGGAGCACGTATCGATATGGGACATGCTTTACCATCAGAACTTGTTGATCGTATTATTTCAAATGCTCGTGCAAATGATAAAGACTTCTGCTTCATTGCTGAAGAATTACAAGATGAAAATGCTTGGACATCTCGTAACATCGGTTATAACATGATCATCGGTTACGGATTCTACCAAGAACCACGTGTCAGAGAACACCGTACTCATAACTTTATGTATGAATCTCGTCACTTACCTTGCCCAGTATTCGCAGGTGGTGAAACACATGATACTCCACGTCTTGCAGCACGCGAAGGTGGACGTACATTATCTAAAATGTTAACGATTATGAATATGTTTATGCCGAATGGAGTTCCTTTTATCAACTCTGGTCAAGAGGTTTATGAAACACAACCTATGAACACTGGACTCGATTGTCGTGATAATGAGCAATACATGTTACCAGCAGGAGACCGTTACTTCGGTAAATTAGCCTTATTTGATAAATTTGCACTTCATTACTTAAATCATATGCGTTGGGATATTCCTGATACATTAGACGCTATCTCAAAAATCCGTAATGAGCATTTAGAAACCTTCACTAATGTTGAAAACTTCATTGGACTTGGATTTGATCGTCTGTCTGATCCTGCTATTGGATTCGGTTATATCGAAGACGGAAAACGTGGACACTTCAACAATAATCTTTTCATTATTGTCGCTAGTACAAACATGTACTCTCCAATCGATGTAACCGTTCATATTGAAGATTTACGTTATCAATCAGGTAACAACTGGTTAACAGGACGTTTACTGTATTCAACACATGAATGGGGACGCGAAGTTCATGAATTTGATTTAAATGGAAATTTAAGAGTTCATTTACAACCAGGTGAAGTTAAAATTATCAAACTATAA